Proteins from a single region of Flavobacterium sp. YJ01:
- a CDS encoding DUF190 domain-containing protein, protein MQQYQLLRIYFKYGQKSNKLSFWQKLWNNNLSSQLLKAAKEQKIHQANIFNASAGYLGKGNIVYNVSELPPSKNTVCLELIDEELKLQTFLKTNEAELQEAINILLHPIEQVIS, encoded by the coding sequence ATGCAACAGTACCAATTATTAAGGATCTATTTCAAATACGGTCAGAAGTCCAACAAATTGTCCTTCTGGCAAAAGCTGTGGAATAATAATTTAAGCAGTCAATTGCTCAAAGCTGCTAAAGAACAAAAAATACATCAGGCAAATATTTTTAATGCCAGTGCAGGTTATCTGGGGAAGGGGAATATAGTATATAATGTATCTGAATTGCCGCCATCCAAAAATACGGTATGCCTTGAACTAATTGATGAAGAGCTAAAATTACAAACCTTTCTGAAAACTAATGAAGCGGAGCTTCAAGAGGCTATAAACATTTTGCTGCATCCCATAGAGCAAGTCATATCATAA
- the nhaA gene encoding Na+/H+ antiporter NhaA gives MQDKINFRIFKDFVQSSNFGGFLLFLCVIISLIIANTSLAVPLQNLLDTKLGFENKTIHLNYSISMWVNDGLMAIFFLLVGLEIKREIVEGELSSPKKAVLPIIAAIGGAVVPALIYLGFNSGSETGGGWGIPMATDIAFALAVISLLDKRVPSSLKIFLAALAIVDDLIAILVIAIFYSEGIEFAYLGLAGIGMIILIVMNRFNVKNPYPYLIPGVFIWYFVHHSGIHATIAGVLVAMTLPTNDTEAESPLERLEHALVKPVNFLIIPIFAFANTNITIQREMIEGLTSPLGLGISLGLIFGKPIGIVTTSFICSKLGIGQLPENSKMLHMVGLGLLAGIGFTMSIFISILSFDNHIFIEEAKLSVLITSLIAGILGYVILNFSGKRKSWKTER, from the coding sequence ATGCAGGATAAAATCAATTTTAGAATTTTCAAAGACTTTGTACAATCGAGCAATTTTGGAGGTTTTCTCCTTTTTTTATGCGTTATAATTTCATTGATAATTGCAAATACATCACTAGCAGTTCCATTACAAAATTTATTGGACACAAAACTTGGTTTTGAAAATAAAACCATTCATCTCAATTACTCTATCAGTATGTGGGTCAACGATGGATTGATGGCCATCTTTTTCCTCTTGGTGGGATTGGAAATAAAAAGAGAAATAGTCGAAGGTGAACTTTCCTCGCCAAAAAAAGCTGTTCTGCCGATCATTGCAGCTATTGGTGGAGCTGTTGTACCCGCTTTAATATATTTAGGTTTTAATTCGGGAAGTGAGACTGGTGGCGGATGGGGTATTCCAATGGCCACCGATATCGCTTTTGCATTGGCTGTTATTTCTCTATTGGATAAACGGGTGCCAAGCAGTTTGAAAATATTCCTGGCCGCATTGGCAATCGTAGACGACCTCATTGCTATTTTAGTCATTGCGATATTTTATTCAGAAGGAATTGAATTTGCTTACCTTGGACTGGCTGGAATAGGAATGATAATCCTGATAGTTATGAATCGCTTTAATGTGAAAAATCCTTACCCGTACCTAATTCCTGGTGTGTTTATATGGTACTTTGTACATCATTCCGGTATTCACGCCACTATTGCTGGAGTATTGGTAGCGATGACTTTGCCTACAAATGATACTGAAGCAGAATCACCTTTAGAAAGACTGGAACACGCTCTTGTAAAACCTGTCAATTTTCTTATTATTCCCATTTTTGCATTTGCCAATACCAATATCACTATTCAGAGGGAAATGATTGAAGGATTGACTTCTCCTTTAGGATTAGGGATTTCTTTGGGACTGATTTTCGGTAAACCAATCGGCATTGTGACAACTTCTTTTATCTGTTCTAAATTGGGTATCGGCCAATTACCTGAAAACAGCAAAATGTTACATATGGTGGGATTGGGATTGCTGGCAGGAATAGGCTTTACGATGTCTATTTTTATATCGATACTATCATTTGATAATCACATTTTCATTGAGGAGGCAAAATTATCTGTTCTGATTACCTCATTAATTGCAGGTATTTTAGGATATGTAATTTTAAACTTCTCAGGCAAAAGAAAAAGTTGGAAGACTGAAAGGTAG
- a CDS encoding IS110 family transposase: MKVSLKQTVGIDVAQNELVVSLGRMDEQMSIEIYDYKVFPNHKKGFSSLVSWVNKQTSTTTDVRYIMEATGVYHESLAYYLCSIKKQVSIVLPNKISNYVRTLDIKTITDKSASQAISRFGLERQLEVWQPPLKIFNDLKQLCREREQLVHERTMLKNQLHAERTSATSSESSVKRTKRRIAFIDLQEKEIREEIAVLIKTDKALVEKMKIVSSIPGIGSLTAVTIIAETNGFELIKNKRQLVSYAGLDLREKTSGTSVKSKPRISKRGNRNLRKVMHFPALAAIRTDERFRNIFLRIVSKHGIKMKAIVAIQRKLLELTYILWKNNAYYDPCFDYCLGPSVAITV; encoded by the coding sequence ATGAAGGTATCATTAAAGCAGACAGTAGGGATTGATGTTGCTCAAAATGAATTAGTTGTATCACTTGGTAGAATGGATGAACAGATGAGCATTGAAATTTATGACTATAAAGTATTTCCTAACCATAAAAAAGGTTTTTCAAGTCTTGTATCGTGGGTAAATAAACAGACATCTACTACAACGGATGTACGGTACATAATGGAAGCTACAGGAGTTTACCACGAATCCTTGGCCTATTATCTTTGCAGTATTAAAAAACAAGTAAGTATTGTTCTGCCAAATAAGATTAGTAATTATGTCAGAACACTTGACATAAAAACCATAACTGACAAAAGCGCTTCACAAGCCATTTCGAGATTTGGTTTAGAAAGGCAGTTGGAAGTTTGGCAACCTCCTTTAAAAATATTCAATGATTTGAAACAGCTTTGTCGGGAACGAGAGCAGCTGGTACATGAGCGTACAATGTTAAAAAATCAATTGCATGCAGAACGTACTTCTGCAACTTCAAGTGAAAGCTCAGTCAAACGAACTAAAAGAAGAATAGCTTTTATTGATTTGCAGGAAAAAGAGATAAGAGAAGAAATCGCAGTACTTATTAAAACTGACAAAGCACTAGTGGAAAAGATGAAGATAGTATCTTCTATTCCTGGAATCGGAAGCCTAACCGCTGTAACAATTATTGCCGAAACTAATGGATTTGAGTTAATAAAGAATAAAAGACAGTTGGTCAGTTATGCTGGATTAGATCTCAGGGAGAAGACATCGGGAACTTCTGTGAAATCCAAACCCCGAATATCCAAACGCGGTAACAGGAATTTAAGGAAAGTAATGCACTTTCCTGCATTGGCTGCAATAAGGACGGATGAACGGTTCAGAAATATTTTCCTAAGAATAGTTTCAAAGCACGGCATTAAAATGAAGGCAATTGTAGCCATTCAAAGGAAATTACTGGAATTAACATACATACTATGGAAAAATAATGCCTATTACGATCCATGTTTTGATTACTGTCTTGGTCCATCAGTAGCAATAACAGTATAA
- the traN gene encoding conjugative transposon protein TraN, with product MKTHLKTFLAIAILITRAVFASAQENHISNLDLGTIEPYDMQVTYDKTSHLIFPSAIRYVDLGSDFLTAGKAEDAENVLRVKAAVRAFEQETNFSVITDEGRFYSFNVQYSSAPTTLSYDLQQMHNSAEKATAGGVLFEELGKTPPSLAALILETIYKNNKRVLKHISSESFGIQFSLKGIYIHNGKYYFHTQLENSTNVPFGIDFMSFKVVDKKTARRTAIQQRPLIPLRTYKMMDEVPGKTADQNVFLLYQFTIADDKLLLIEIFEKNGGRHQTLKIKNSDLVKARLISDMHLKF from the coding sequence ATGAAAACTCATTTAAAGACATTTTTGGCTATTGCCATTTTAATAACCCGCGCAGTATTTGCATCAGCGCAGGAAAATCATATTTCAAACCTGGATTTGGGAACAATAGAGCCATACGATATGCAGGTCACTTACGATAAAACTTCCCATCTTATTTTCCCCTCCGCTATAAGATACGTGGATTTGGGAAGTGACTTTCTAACGGCCGGAAAAGCTGAGGATGCAGAAAACGTCCTTCGCGTCAAGGCAGCCGTCAGGGCTTTCGAGCAAGAAACCAACTTTTCGGTCATTACCGATGAGGGGCGCTTTTACAGTTTTAATGTTCAGTACAGCTCCGCACCAACGACTCTGAGCTATGATCTGCAACAGATGCACAATAGCGCTGAGAAAGCAACAGCCGGCGGTGTCCTTTTTGAAGAGCTAGGAAAAACACCGCCTTCGCTCGCTGCCTTGATCCTGGAAACTATTTACAAAAACAATAAACGAGTCTTAAAACACATCTCATCGGAGAGTTTCGGGATACAGTTCAGCCTAAAGGGAATCTATATCCACAACGGCAAGTATTATTTCCACACCCAGCTTGAAAACAGCACCAATGTCCCCTTTGGCATTGATTTTATGAGCTTCAAGGTTGTCGATAAAAAAACAGCCAGACGCACTGCCATCCAGCAAAGGCCGCTTATCCCGCTGCGCACTTATAAAATGATGGATGAGGTTCCAGGAAAAACCGCAGACCAGAATGTGTTTCTCTTGTACCAGTTTACAATAGCGGATGACAAGCTGCTGCTGATTGAGATTTTTGAGAAAAACGGAGGCAGACACCAGACACTCAAGATCAAAAATTCAGATCTGGTAAAAGCCAGGCTGATAAGCGATATGCACCTTAAATTTTAG
- the traM gene encoding conjugative transposon protein TraM, producing the protein MKETQKKVRLLSEEAGQSSSSFVPDEKKTAVERFKKPLIFALMGIVCIGCMYLIFKPSKDKKQIQDIGLNDSVPQASGSVLQADKQKAYEQKILEDKEEQKKNALTALSDYWNEASAGQEQSPPDGTEDPKNPALNTYRSAQSTLGSFYQEDDSETKELRRQLEEMKKELSQKEIPPPATVDDQLALMEKSYQMAAKYLPSSSDPVTVAGQNTTVEIGQSEAKSFSALVPAIKSKVSALYRAPSDSTLNAKWNTGRGFNSAASVQETLNTKNSVRACVHQTQTIIGEAGVSLRLLEPAKVSGRIIAAGAIVTAHARIQAGRLQLKITSIELDGSIIAADINIYDLDGQQGVPVPYSAERSALTEMAGNMSQQSGSSLMMTQSAGQQMAADLSRGVVQGISGYFAKKIRSPKVTLKAGHQVFLVSKK; encoded by the coding sequence ATGAAAGAAACCCAAAAAAAGGTCCGTCTTCTCTCAGAAGAGGCTGGCCAGAGCAGCAGCTCATTTGTGCCTGATGAAAAGAAGACGGCTGTCGAGCGTTTTAAAAAACCGCTAATTTTCGCCCTGATGGGAATTGTCTGCATCGGCTGCATGTACTTAATCTTTAAGCCTTCGAAGGATAAAAAACAGATTCAAGATATTGGTCTGAACGACAGCGTGCCGCAGGCAAGCGGATCTGTGCTGCAGGCAGACAAACAGAAAGCGTATGAGCAGAAAATACTCGAAGACAAAGAAGAGCAGAAAAAGAATGCATTAACGGCGCTGTCCGATTACTGGAATGAGGCCAGCGCTGGTCAGGAACAATCACCGCCCGATGGCACAGAAGATCCTAAAAATCCAGCGCTGAACACCTACCGCAGTGCCCAAAGCACACTCGGCTCATTCTATCAAGAGGATGACAGCGAAACAAAGGAACTCCGCAGGCAGCTCGAGGAGATGAAGAAGGAGCTTTCGCAAAAGGAAATTCCCCCGCCTGCCACCGTTGATGATCAGCTCGCCCTTATGGAAAAATCATATCAGATGGCGGCCAAATACCTTCCTTCAAGCTCCGATCCTGTCACTGTTGCAGGCCAGAACACTACAGTGGAAATAGGGCAATCGGAAGCAAAGAGTTTTTCGGCGCTTGTTCCTGCAATAAAAAGCAAGGTTTCCGCGCTGTATCGTGCTCCTTCCGACAGCACTTTGAATGCAAAATGGAACACAGGCAGAGGGTTTAATTCTGCAGCTTCAGTGCAGGAAACACTTAATACAAAAAACAGCGTCAGAGCCTGCGTGCACCAAACCCAGACCATCATCGGAGAGGCAGGCGTATCGCTTCGATTACTTGAACCTGCAAAGGTTTCAGGCCGTATCATAGCCGCAGGTGCAATAGTCACTGCGCATGCCAGGATTCAGGCAGGACGCCTTCAGTTGAAAATCACTTCGATCGAACTTGACGGATCCATTATTGCGGCGGATATCAACATTTACGATCTTGACGGCCAGCAGGGAGTGCCTGTTCCGTATTCTGCCGAAAGAAGCGCCCTGACCGAAATGGCGGGCAATATGAGCCAGCAGTCCGGTAGCAGCCTTATGATGACCCAGTCAGCAGGACAGCAGATGGCCGCCGACCTGAGCCGCGGGGTGGTCCAGGGCATCTCGGGCTATTTCGCCAAGAAAATAAGGTCGCCCAAAGTTACCCTTAAAGCAGGGCATCAGGTCTTTCTGGTTTCCAAAAAATAA
- a CDS encoding nitrogen regulatory IIA protein, whose product MKKLRANIDHCLEGLDRNWDAMPIKRQHQVILCFFAAYVLLTAVVIFNVCLDTEHAKNNMAVEHIQSPAQPEKENQASVKDTLKPILKK is encoded by the coding sequence ATGAAAAAATTAAGAGCAAATATAGACCACTGTCTGGAAGGGCTTGACAGGAACTGGGACGCAATGCCGATAAAAAGGCAGCACCAGGTGATACTGTGCTTTTTTGCAGCTTACGTGCTGCTGACGGCAGTTGTCATTTTCAACGTATGCCTTGATACGGAACACGCGAAAAATAATATGGCTGTCGAGCATATCCAAAGCCCGGCACAGCCGGAAAAAGAAAATCAGGCATCTGTAAAGGACACCCTAAAGCCAATTTTAAAAAAATAG
- the traK gene encoding conjugative transposon protein TraK, with amino-acid sequence MEFKTLRNIENSFRQIRLYAIVFAVLCAFVTGYALWRSHRFAEQQRQKIYVLDNGKSLMLALAQDASINRPVEAREHVRRFHELFFTLAPDKNAIESNMKRAFNLADKSAFDYYKDLLEKGYYNRIISGNVQQRIEIDSVVCNFETYPYAVRSYARQIIIRSSNVTKRSLVTSCLLVNSVRSDNNPQGFNIEKFAVVENRDIEVIQR; translated from the coding sequence ATGGAATTTAAAACACTTAGAAATATAGAAAACAGTTTTCGCCAGATCAGGCTCTACGCCATCGTGTTTGCCGTGCTCTGTGCATTTGTGACCGGCTACGCGCTTTGGAGATCTCACCGTTTTGCTGAGCAGCAGCGCCAGAAAATTTATGTGCTGGACAATGGCAAATCACTCATGCTTGCACTTGCCCAAGATGCCTCGATCAACCGTCCCGTGGAAGCCCGCGAGCACGTAAGGCGTTTTCACGAGCTATTCTTTACCCTTGCCCCTGACAAGAATGCCATCGAAAGCAATATGAAAAGGGCATTCAATCTTGCCGATAAAAGTGCCTTTGATTATTACAAGGATCTTTTGGAGAAAGGCTATTACAACCGGATTATATCTGGCAATGTCCAGCAGCGCATTGAAATAGACAGCGTGGTCTGCAATTTTGAGACATACCCTTACGCAGTTCGCAGCTATGCAAGGCAGATTATCATACGCTCTAGCAATGTTACCAAACGCAGCCTGGTGACATCATGCCTTCTGGTCAACTCGGTACGCTCGGACAATAATCCGCAGGGCTTTAATATTGAAAAATTTGCCGTGGTTGAAAACCGGGATATAGAAGTCATCCAACGCTAA
- the traJ gene encoding conjugative transposon protein TraJ: MEFNNLHEVLRSLYDEMLPLSADMAAVAKGLAGLGALFYVALKVWQALSRAAPIDVYPLLRPFALGLCIMFFPTIVLGSINAVLSPIVQGTHGILEDQVLDLNDLQAKKDLLEHEAMIRNPETAYMVSDAEFDKKLDELGWSPSDIGTMASMYMDRQTYQIEKIIKEWFRNMLEILFQAAALVIDTIRTFFLIVLSILGPIAFAISVWDGFESTLTQWITRYVSVYLWLPVADLFSSMLARIQSLIIERDIEMLADPAFIPDKSNTVYIIFMIIGIVGYFTIPTVTGWIIQAGGAGNFSRNIHQTAMKSGNIAGAGAGSAAGNIAGRLINK; the protein is encoded by the coding sequence ATGGAATTCAATAATCTTCATGAGGTCCTTCGCTCTCTGTATGATGAGATGCTGCCACTGTCCGCCGATATGGCGGCAGTGGCAAAAGGACTGGCAGGGCTCGGAGCACTGTTTTATGTGGCCCTGAAAGTCTGGCAGGCGTTAAGCCGCGCCGCGCCCATTGATGTCTACCCACTTCTGCGCCCTTTTGCGCTGGGTCTCTGCATTATGTTTTTCCCGACCATAGTACTGGGCTCAATCAATGCCGTATTAAGCCCGATAGTTCAGGGAACACATGGCATTCTGGAAGATCAGGTATTGGATCTGAACGATCTTCAGGCAAAAAAAGACCTACTTGAGCATGAAGCGATGATACGTAATCCCGAGACCGCTTACATGGTATCAGACGCTGAGTTCGACAAGAAGCTCGACGAACTGGGCTGGTCGCCCTCAGACATCGGTACTATGGCCTCAATGTATATGGACAGGCAGACCTATCAGATAGAGAAAATAATAAAGGAGTGGTTTCGCAACATGCTGGAAATACTGTTTCAAGCGGCAGCGCTCGTGATAGACACCATCCGGACTTTCTTTCTTATCGTACTGTCCATCCTTGGACCCATCGCATTTGCCATATCAGTCTGGGACGGCTTTGAGTCGACACTCACCCAGTGGATTACAAGGTATGTAAGCGTCTATCTCTGGCTTCCCGTAGCGGATCTGTTCAGCTCAATGCTGGCCAGGATCCAGTCCCTGATTATTGAAAGGGACATTGAAATGCTTGCCGATCCCGCTTTCATTCCTGACAAATCAAACACCGTGTACATCATTTTTATGATTATAGGCATTGTAGGCTATTTTACCATTCCGACTGTGACAGGCTGGATAATCCAGGCAGGCGGCGCAGGAAACTTTTCACGCAACATCCATCAGACTGCCATGAAATCCGGAAATATCGCAGGCGCCGGAGCAGGTTCCGCCGCAGGCAACATTGCTGGAAGGCTCATCAATAAATAA
- a CDS encoding DUF4141 domain-containing protein, which translates to MKRILFMACAAIMLSGAPSAKAQFVVTDPANLASGILNSANEIIQTSSTVSNVVKNFKEVEKVYKQGKEYYDKLQAINNLVKDARKVQQTVLLVGDVSEMYVQNFGRMLNDPNFSARELTAIAKGYSALLGESTELLKELKQIVTSSSLSLSDKERMDVVDRVYKEVKEYHSLVRYYTNKNISVSILRAKKQNSTKRVLDLYGSPNQKYW; encoded by the coding sequence AAGAATACTATTCATGGCGTGTGCCGCAATTATGCTTTCCGGCGCGCCATCAGCAAAAGCGCAGTTTGTAGTGACCGACCCGGCCAATCTTGCCTCAGGGATCCTCAACAGTGCCAATGAAATCATACAGACCTCCTCGACGGTAAGCAACGTTGTCAAGAATTTCAAGGAAGTCGAAAAGGTCTACAAGCAGGGCAAGGAATACTATGACAAACTGCAGGCCATCAACAATCTGGTAAAAGACGCACGCAAAGTACAGCAGACAGTGCTTCTGGTAGGCGATGTATCGGAAATGTACGTACAGAATTTCGGCAGGATGCTCAATGACCCGAACTTTTCGGCAAGGGAACTCACCGCCATTGCCAAAGGATATTCGGCGCTGCTGGGAGAGAGCACCGAGCTTTTAAAAGAACTCAAGCAGATTGTCACCTCGTCCAGCCTGTCACTCAGTGACAAGGAACGAATGGATGTTGTTGACCGAGTATACAAAGAGGTAAAAGAATACCACAGCCTGGTGCGCTATTATACCAATAAAAATATTTCAGTCAGCATCCTACGGGCTAAAAAGCAGAACAGCACCAAAAGGGTTCTTGATCTCTACGGCAGCCCGAACCAAAAATACTGGTAA